From a region of the Terriglobia bacterium genome:
- a CDS encoding NADH-quinone oxidoreductase subunit I — MGVVRNIAAIAKGMSVTLRELFSPTVVENYPDGKGLFRGAVFQERFRGVHVLQRDEQGLEKCVACFLCAAACPSNCIYIEAAENTAEHRVSGAERYAKVYNIDYNRCIFCGYCVEACPTDAITHGHAFEIAALDASSLVYRKEQLLSAKPAEQGENARFPASLPPGVNRPFEAEPKRM; from the coding sequence ATGGGCGTTGTCCGGAACATCGCCGCGATTGCCAAGGGCATGTCGGTCACCCTGCGCGAGCTGTTCTCCCCGACCGTGGTGGAGAACTATCCCGACGGCAAGGGACTGTTTCGCGGCGCCGTCTTCCAGGAGCGCTTCCGCGGCGTCCATGTGCTGCAACGAGACGAGCAGGGCCTGGAAAAATGCGTAGCGTGTTTCCTGTGCGCCGCCGCCTGTCCCTCGAACTGCATTTACATCGAGGCCGCCGAGAACACCGCCGAACACCGCGTCTCCGGCGCCGAGCGCTACGCCAAGGTCTACAACATCGACTACAACAGATGTATCTTCTGCGGGTACTGCGTGGAAGCGTGCCCGACCGACGCGATCACGCACGGGCATGCCTTCGAGATCGCGGCACTGGACGCCAGCAGCCTGGTGTATCGAAAAGAGCAGTTACTGTCCGCCAAGCCAGCGGAGCAGGGCGAGAATGCGCGCTTCCCGGCGTCGCTGCCGCCCGGCGTGAACCGTCCCTTCGAAGCGGAACCGAAACGAATGTGA
- a CDS encoding cyclopropane-fatty-acyl-phospholipid synthase family protein: MGTLARSLFHDLLVPVSRRYLDGLFADYPRRDFQVRFWNGSTWGTEPHPRFTLVFNRPAAVRQFLSSPDELSLGEAYLRDDFDIEGDIAGALDLADYLVNRRAAAPPGPFLATVFGQPAPRESAGRQPASLAGTLHSRDRDRQAISYHYDLPHDFYALWLDRRMVYSSAYFVTPDDDLDTAQERKLEFICRKLRLRPGESLLDIGCGWGGLVMYAAERFGVQAHGITLSVPQAEMARRRVQAAGLQDRCRIEVCDYRDLQGTRYDKIVSVGMVEHVGEAMLPEYFTRTWDLLQPQGVFLNHGIAASATIRRQGLSFSERYVFPDSELLPIHITLRAAEASGFEVRDVESLRDHYALTLHQWLRRLEAHAGEARRITNDATYRTWRLYLAGSAHGFRTGRFNLYQTLLVKPESGKCGLPLTRDDWYRG; the protein is encoded by the coding sequence ATGGGGACTCTGGCAAGGTCGCTGTTCCACGACCTCCTGGTTCCCGTCAGTCGGCGGTACCTCGACGGGCTGTTCGCGGATTATCCGCGGCGCGATTTCCAGGTCCGCTTCTGGAACGGGAGCACATGGGGAACGGAGCCCCACCCGCGCTTCACGCTGGTGTTCAACCGCCCCGCCGCGGTCCGCCAGTTCCTTAGCTCTCCCGACGAATTGAGCCTGGGAGAGGCCTACCTGCGGGACGACTTCGACATTGAGGGCGATATCGCGGGCGCACTCGACCTCGCCGACTATCTGGTCAACCGTCGCGCGGCTGCGCCGCCCGGCCCGTTTCTCGCCACCGTCTTCGGCCAACCGGCGCCGCGCGAAAGCGCCGGCCGCCAACCCGCCAGCCTGGCGGGCACGCTCCATTCCAGGGACCGGGACCGGCAGGCGATCAGCTATCACTACGATCTTCCCCACGACTTCTACGCTCTCTGGCTGGACCGGCGCATGGTGTATTCGAGCGCCTATTTCGTCACCCCGGACGATGACCTCGACACCGCACAGGAACGCAAGCTGGAATTCATCTGCCGCAAGTTGAGGCTCCGTCCCGGCGAGTCCCTGCTGGACATCGGCTGCGGATGGGGTGGGCTGGTGATGTATGCGGCGGAGCGCTTCGGCGTGCAAGCGCATGGCATCACCCTCAGCGTACCCCAGGCGGAGATGGCACGCCGGCGGGTCCAGGCTGCCGGCCTCCAGGACCGCTGCCGCATCGAGGTGTGCGACTACCGCGACCTCCAGGGGACGCGGTACGACAAGATCGTCAGCGTGGGCATGGTCGAGCATGTGGGCGAGGCCATGCTCCCCGAATACTTCACCCGCACCTGGGATCTCCTCCAGCCTCAGGGAGTGTTCTTGAACCACGGCATCGCGGCTTCCGCCACCATTCGCCGGCAAGGACTCTCATTCAGCGAACGCTACGTGTTTCCCGACAGCGAGCTGCTTCCCATCCACATCACCCTGCGCGCGGCGGAGGCCAGCGGCTTCGAGGTCCGCGACGTCGAAAGCCTGCGCGACCATTACGCCTTGACCCTCCACCAGTGGTTGCGGCGGCTGGAAGCTCATGCCGGCGAGGCCCGCCGCATCACCAACGACGCCACCTATCGCACCTGGCGGCTGTACCTGGCGGGCTCGGCGCACGGATTCCGCACCGGACGTTTCAATCTCTACCAAACGTTGCTGGTCAAGCCGGAATCGGGGAAGTGCGGGCTGCCTCTCACGCGCGACGATTGGTACCGCGGATAG
- a CDS encoding cytochrome c, whose protein sequence is MLHPTHLTDCSPAGLGRELLNPVPPAHLAGGPAGAKLFRRHCVSCHGEDATGKGNKPSLRSEHVRNAAPGELQWLLTNGSMKNGMPSWSRLPEPQRWQLVSYLKSLN, encoded by the coding sequence TTGCTGCATCCCACCCACCTGACCGATTGTAGTCCGGCTGGGCTGGGAAGGGAGTTGCTGAACCCGGTGCCCCCGGCACACCTCGCAGGCGGTCCCGCCGGGGCCAAGCTTTTCCGCCGGCATTGCGTCTCCTGCCACGGCGAAGACGCCACTGGAAAGGGCAACAAGCCCAGCCTGCGCTCGGAGCACGTCAGGAACGCGGCCCCGGGCGAGCTCCAGTGGCTGCTGACCAACGGCAGCATGAAGAATGGCATGCCTTCCTGGAGCCGATTGCCGGAGCCCCAGCGCTGGCAACTGGTCAGCTACCTCAAGAGCCTGAACTGA
- a CDS encoding PilZ domain-containing protein, with protein MQQGGVDLRRFPRIKSDIRVRAFIPPDSPASDSFGRGYDISEGGMAIYVGMELAPQQEVLVVFDVPPSRQKLGLRGVVRYARGYRYGVEFQRLDDRDRSELRKALNDLAVIQDPQRT; from the coding sequence ATGCAGCAAGGCGGCGTCGATCTTCGGCGATTTCCCCGGATCAAGTCCGACATCCGTGTGCGCGCGTTCATCCCGCCGGATTCTCCCGCCAGCGACTCGTTCGGCCGCGGCTACGACATCAGTGAAGGCGGCATGGCCATCTACGTCGGCATGGAGCTTGCTCCCCAGCAGGAAGTCTTGGTGGTCTTCGACGTTCCTCCCTCCCGCCAGAAGCTGGGTTTGCGGGGCGTGGTGCGCTATGCGCGCGGCTACCGCTATGGCGTGGAATTCCAGCGCCTGGACGATCGCGACCGCTCGGAACTGCGCAAGGCGCTGAACGACCTGGCGGTCATCCAAGATCCCCAGCGCACCTAA
- a CDS encoding PilZ domain-containing protein — translation MNLRFEPAAHPSPAPSGRRSRRPQLPSLVLSRDLTVIRAIRSVAQREEIPLDICGDSHAAAELVLTRPYQALLVDLDVAGAGHVLNSLRRQPDKPVTVALVASGTLLESAFGVGAVLAIHKPLASGSVRLGLKAAYSVADRQGRKNSRRPAHIPCRLGLPSSRAVPAAVLSLGEGGACVSAERCIVPGTFVTLRFVLPGTKPILDVGAVAVWNDGKRDTGLRFQRLHYRHAGRIRDWVQAPLDPSTVAIAAGASHHR, via the coding sequence ATGAACCTGCGTTTTGAGCCTGCGGCGCATCCCAGTCCGGCCCCCAGCGGACGGCGCTCCCGGCGTCCCCAACTGCCTTCCCTCGTGCTCTCGCGCGACCTCACAGTCATCCGCGCCATCCGCTCCGTAGCCCAGCGCGAGGAGATCCCGCTGGACATCTGTGGCGATTCCCACGCCGCCGCGGAATTGGTGTTGACTAGACCGTACCAGGCGCTGCTCGTGGACTTGGACGTCGCGGGCGCCGGCCATGTCCTGAACTCCCTGCGGCGGCAGCCGGACAAGCCCGTTACCGTTGCCCTGGTCGCTTCCGGGACACTGTTGGAATCGGCGTTCGGCGTCGGCGCCGTTCTGGCCATTCACAAGCCACTGGCCAGCGGATCCGTGCGGCTGGGCCTGAAAGCGGCGTATTCCGTCGCCGACCGGCAGGGGAGAAAGAATTCGCGTCGGCCCGCCCACATCCCCTGCCGGTTGGGGCTGCCCAGCTCCCGTGCCGTCCCGGCAGCGGTGCTCAGTCTCGGCGAAGGCGGGGCCTGCGTCTCCGCGGAACGATGCATCGTCCCCGGCACTTTCGTCACCCTGCGCTTCGTTCTTCCTGGAACAAAACCGATCCTGGATGTCGGAGCCGTCGCCGTGTGGAACGACGGCAAGCGCGACACCGGCCTGCGTTTCCAGCGCCTGCACTACCGCCATGCCGGTCGCATCCGCGATTGGGTGCAGGCGCCCCTCGACCCCTCCACCGTTGCCATAGCCGCCGGCGCCAGCCACCATCGGTGA
- a CDS encoding type II toxin-antitoxin system HicA family toxin, translated as MTLLPRISGREAVKALRKFGYEVDRQHGSHIILRNTKPPFRRLVVPDHSEIAKGTLRALIREAGISVEEFRALL; from the coding sequence GTGACGCTCCTGCCGCGCATCTCGGGCCGCGAAGCGGTCAAGGCGCTGCGGAAGTTCGGTTACGAGGTCGATCGCCAGCACGGGAGCCACATCATCCTTCGCAACACCAAGCCTCCCTTCAGGCGCCTCGTGGTTCCCGATCATTCAGAAATCGCCAAAGGAACGCTCCGCGCCCTGATACGGGAGGCCGGGATCAGCGTCGAGGAATTCAGGGCGTTGCTGTGA
- a CDS encoding type II toxin-antitoxin system HicB family antitoxin: MANHLKYRVLIEVDEDGAFVAEVPSLPGCISQGKTRAEALANIKEAIAGYLESLAAHGDPVPPSIHEEIVEIETPQ, from the coding sequence ATGGCCAACCATCTCAAGTACCGGGTCTTGATCGAAGTGGATGAGGACGGCGCATTCGTGGCGGAAGTTCCCTCATTGCCCGGCTGCATTTCGCAGGGCAAGACCCGCGCGGAAGCCTTGGCGAATATCAAGGAGGCGATTGCGGGCTATTTGGAAAGCCTGGCCGCGCACGGCGATCCGGTACCGCCATCGATCCACGAAGAGATCGTCGAGATCGAGACGCCTCAGTGA
- a CDS encoding UbiD family decarboxylase yields the protein MAYNDLRDWIAALDRAGELRRIKPQVDPILEITEITDRVSKSVGQPPSAVAGGKALLFENLKGYPGSHLLINQFGSDARMKMALGVDSLDEIAERIHQFLDVKSPQGLLDKLKMLPMLADVGKFFPKTVATGPCKEVIQRDQFSLLDFPVLQCWPKDAGRFITLPCVITRDPRTGKRNVGMYRMQVYDATTAGMHWQRQKVGAEHYREAMRAAAAGAGQPPSAVATGGGAGPTRSAAVDLMARSGGGAIEASGGKVKGKLDVAVAVGTEPALTFAAIVPAPPDVEEFLIAGFLRGKPVELVKCETVDLEVPATAEIVLEGYVNLDELRTEGPFGDHTGFYSLEDEYPVFHVTCVTHRKDPIYSTTIVGKPPMEDAYMGKAVERIFLPLMRVTLPEIVDVNLPVEAVFHNLMIVSIRKSYPGHARKVMSGIWAMGQAMFTKCVIVVDEDCDVQDVREVVLRVANHIDPERDIQFTLGPVDSLDHASRLPNFGSKMGIDATRKWPTEGFTRPWPDEIEMDEKTKQRVDEIWKKLGIE from the coding sequence ATGGCTTACAACGATTTGCGTGACTGGATCGCGGCCCTCGACCGTGCCGGCGAATTAAGGCGCATCAAGCCCCAGGTCGATCCCATCCTGGAGATCACCGAGATCACCGACCGGGTCAGCAAGAGTGTGGGACAGCCGCCCTCGGCTGTCGCTGGCGGCAAAGCGCTGCTGTTCGAAAACCTCAAGGGATATCCCGGCTCCCACCTGCTCATCAACCAATTCGGGTCCGACGCCCGCATGAAGATGGCGCTGGGCGTCGACTCGCTCGACGAGATCGCCGAGCGCATCCACCAGTTCCTCGACGTCAAGTCGCCCCAGGGCCTGCTCGACAAGCTCAAGATGCTGCCCATGCTCGCCGATGTGGGCAAGTTCTTCCCCAAGACGGTCGCCACCGGGCCTTGCAAGGAGGTCATCCAGCGCGACCAGTTCTCGCTGCTGGATTTCCCCGTGCTGCAATGCTGGCCCAAGGACGCCGGACGCTTCATCACTCTGCCCTGCGTCATCACCCGCGACCCGCGGACAGGGAAGCGCAACGTCGGCATGTACCGCATGCAGGTCTACGACGCGACCACGGCGGGCATGCACTGGCAGCGCCAAAAGGTCGGGGCAGAGCATTACCGGGAAGCGATGCGGGCGGCGGCGGCTGGTGCGGGACAGCCGCCCTCGGCTGTCGCGACCGGCGGGGGCGCCGGTCCCACACGTTCCGCGGCCGTCGACCTCATGGCCCGCTCCGGCGGCGGCGCCATCGAGGCTTCCGGAGGCAAAGTTAAAGGAAAACTTGATGTTGCGGTGGCCGTCGGCACCGAGCCCGCTCTGACCTTCGCCGCCATCGTGCCCGCGCCCCCCGACGTCGAGGAGTTCCTCATCGCCGGCTTCCTGCGCGGCAAGCCGGTCGAGCTGGTCAAGTGCGAGACCGTGGACCTGGAGGTCCCCGCCACCGCCGAGATCGTCCTCGAAGGCTACGTCAATCTCGACGAGCTGCGCACCGAGGGCCCCTTCGGCGACCACACCGGCTTCTATTCGCTCGAGGACGAGTATCCGGTCTTCCACGTCACCTGCGTCACCCACCGCAAGGACCCGATCTACTCCACCACCATCGTGGGCAAGCCGCCCATGGAGGACGCGTACATGGGCAAGGCAGTGGAGCGCATCTTCCTGCCGCTGATGCGCGTCACCCTGCCCGAGATCGTGGACGTCAACCTCCCGGTCGAAGCCGTCTTCCACAACCTGATGATCGTCTCCATCCGCAAGTCCTACCCCGGACACGCGCGCAAAGTGATGAGCGGCATCTGGGCGATGGGACAGGCCATGTTCACCAAGTGCGTCATCGTGGTGGACGAGGACTGCGACGTGCAGGACGTGCGTGAGGTGGTGCTGCGCGTGGCCAACCATATCGACCCCGAGCGCGACATCCAGTTCACCCTCGGCCCGGTGGATTCGCTCGACCACGCCTCACGCCTGCCCAACTTCGGCTCCAAGATGGGCATCGACGCCACCCGCAAGTGGCCCACCGAAGGCTTCACCCGCCCCTGGCCAGACGAGATCGAGATGGACGAGAAGACCAAGCAGCGGGTGGATGAGATATGGAAGAAGCTCGGGATTGAGTAG
- a CDS encoding PAS domain S-box protein: MVSLKLARPGPREAPMKQVSPSRGWFWATLMLSTVSLVALVFAFWELVENRFFRDLDYVSMHYLYISRGIASSILLAVWAAWFVLRERRAAEEELRRSRERYRGLLNVSPGAVALFGADLRVLEWNASAERLYGYERELVLQLPLPTVPLQRRAELGELMSRVSRGEAVLDHESERLDASGQTIQVQLSLLPFNEGGELFYLEVAADIRERVRLRERLIEFEKLTSMGQMAAGTAHHLNTPLAAMLLRVQMMRARMQEPPTASELERLEGSLRFCQQFVRRLLDFARRPAAKKEPEAVRAVIEGVLGFVGPTLEAKLVHLSCEFDGIAEQKVLGDRNELETLLLILLSNAADAVATGGNIRITAQAAAEGNVEITITDDGCGIPPEALARIFEPFYTTKPVGKGTGLGLAIAKNIVSQHGGSIRLESGSGKGTRAIVELPAITATAAVVAS, encoded by the coding sequence ATGGTATCCCTGAAGCTGGCGCGGCCGGGGCCGCGCGAGGCGCCGATGAAACAAGTCTCCCCCTCCCGGGGATGGTTCTGGGCCACGCTCATGCTGTCCACGGTGAGCCTGGTGGCGCTGGTCTTCGCCTTCTGGGAGCTGGTGGAGAACCGGTTCTTCCGCGACCTGGACTACGTCTCGATGCACTACCTCTATATCAGCCGCGGGATCGCGTCATCGATCCTGCTGGCGGTGTGGGCGGCGTGGTTCGTGCTGCGCGAGCGGCGCGCGGCGGAGGAAGAATTGCGGCGCTCGCGGGAGCGGTATCGCGGGCTGCTCAACGTCTCGCCTGGAGCGGTGGCGCTGTTCGGCGCCGACCTGCGAGTGCTGGAGTGGAACGCGTCGGCGGAGCGGTTGTACGGCTACGAGCGCGAACTCGTCCTGCAATTGCCGCTGCCGACGGTGCCTCTGCAGCGCAGGGCCGAACTGGGCGAGCTGATGTCGCGGGTCAGCCGCGGAGAAGCCGTCCTCGACCACGAGAGCGAGCGGCTGGACGCCTCCGGCCAGACCATTCAGGTGCAGCTCAGCCTGCTTCCCTTCAACGAAGGCGGCGAGCTGTTTTATCTGGAGGTGGCGGCGGACATCCGCGAACGGGTGCGTCTGCGCGAGCGGCTGATCGAATTCGAGAAGCTGACCAGCATGGGACAGATGGCGGCGGGGACGGCGCACCACTTGAACACGCCTCTGGCGGCCATGCTGCTGCGGGTGCAGATGATGCGCGCGCGCATGCAGGAACCCCCCACCGCCTCCGAGCTGGAGCGGCTGGAGGGCAGCCTGCGCTTCTGCCAGCAGTTCGTACGGCGCCTGCTGGATTTCGCGCGGCGTCCGGCGGCAAAGAAGGAACCGGAAGCGGTGCGCGCGGTGATCGAGGGCGTGCTGGGCTTCGTGGGGCCGACGCTGGAGGCCAAGCTCGTGCACCTGAGCTGCGAATTCGACGGCATCGCGGAACAGAAGGTGCTGGGCGACCGCAACGAGCTTGAAACCCTGCTGCTGATCCTGCTGAGCAACGCGGCCGACGCGGTGGCGACCGGCGGCAACATCCGCATCACGGCGCAAGCGGCGGCCGAGGGGAACGTGGAGATCACCATCACGGACGACGGATGCGGCATCCCGCCCGAAGCCCTGGCGCGGATCTTCGAGCCTTTCTACACGACCAAGCCCGTGGGCAAAGGGACGGGGCTGGGTCTGGCGATCGCCAAGAACATCGTGTCGCAACACGGCGGCAGCATCCGGCTGGAAAGCGGCAGCGGCAAAGGCACACGGGCGATCGTGGAACTTCCGGCGATAACCGCTACCGCGGCGGTGGTGGCGTCATGA
- a CDS encoding sigma-54 dependent transcriptional regulator, translating into MKREIEILVVDDDRELAETLRDLLVGEGYTVATANSAGDALAVHEENPPLAMALVDLIMPQCDGMALMEELHRRNRTLPVIIMTGFGTIETAVDAIKRGAEDYLTKPFDREAVQKKIGRLMELHRLRHRVAELEADLKQVSDPFQELVYVSRGMQQVVDRARAAADSDATVLIVGETGTGKEKLARAIHRASRRASGPFLAVNCGALPKDLIESELFGVRKGAYTGAYSDMPGVFAAAARGTVFLDEIAEMPKEAQVKLLRVLQEHEARPVGGTVAVPMDVRVVAATNKPLTALRAEYLREDLYFRVATVVLEVPPLRTRREDVLVLAQWIATRISERYERQVTLNPAATEALLGYSFPGNVRELENILESVAAVSKEDPQTITERDVRPLFHANGPAQAGWMEQPMTLEEMEKIAIERAIRLCQGNRTKAAARLGISRDTLYRKLRDLNIAVGTP; encoded by the coding sequence ATGAAGCGCGAGATCGAGATCCTGGTGGTGGACGACGACCGCGAGCTGGCGGAAACGTTGCGCGACCTGCTGGTGGGCGAAGGGTACACGGTGGCAACCGCCAACTCGGCCGGCGACGCCCTGGCGGTCCACGAGGAGAACCCGCCGCTGGCCATGGCGCTGGTGGACCTGATCATGCCGCAATGTGACGGCATGGCGCTGATGGAGGAGTTGCACCGCCGCAACCGTACTCTGCCGGTGATCATCATGACCGGCTTCGGCACCATCGAGACGGCGGTGGACGCCATCAAGCGCGGGGCCGAGGATTACCTCACCAAGCCCTTCGACCGCGAGGCGGTGCAGAAGAAGATCGGGCGGCTGATGGAGCTGCACCGGCTGCGGCATCGCGTGGCCGAGCTGGAAGCGGACCTGAAGCAGGTCAGCGACCCGTTCCAGGAGCTGGTGTACGTTTCCCGGGGCATGCAGCAGGTGGTGGACCGGGCACGGGCGGCCGCCGACAGCGACGCCACGGTGCTCATCGTGGGCGAGACCGGGACCGGGAAGGAGAAGCTGGCGCGCGCCATCCATCGCGCCAGCCGACGCGCCTCGGGGCCGTTCCTGGCGGTCAACTGCGGGGCGCTGCCCAAGGATTTGATCGAGAGCGAACTGTTTGGCGTGCGCAAGGGGGCCTACACCGGAGCCTACAGCGACATGCCGGGGGTCTTTGCCGCGGCGGCGCGCGGCACCGTCTTCCTGGACGAGATCGCGGAGATGCCCAAGGAAGCGCAGGTAAAGCTGCTGCGGGTGCTGCAGGAACACGAGGCGCGGCCGGTGGGCGGGACGGTGGCGGTGCCGATGGACGTGCGCGTGGTCGCGGCCACCAACAAGCCGCTCACGGCGCTGCGCGCGGAGTATCTGCGCGAAGACCTGTACTTCCGGGTCGCGACCGTGGTGCTGGAGGTGCCGCCGCTGCGCACGCGGCGGGAGGACGTCCTGGTACTGGCGCAGTGGATCGCGACGCGCATCTCGGAACGATACGAGCGGCAAGTCACGCTGAACCCGGCTGCAACCGAGGCGCTGCTCGGATATTCGTTCCCCGGAAATGTGCGCGAGCTGGAGAACATCCTGGAGAGCGTCGCGGCGGTCTCGAAGGAAGACCCCCAGACCATCACCGAGCGCGACGTCCGCCCGCTGTTCCATGCCAACGGCCCGGCGCAGGCGGGATGGATGGAGCAGCCGATGACGCTGGAGGAGATGGAGAAGATCGCCATCGAACGCGCCATCCGTCTGTGCCAGGGGAACCGCACCAAGGCGGCGGCGCGGCTGGGGATCTCGCGGGACACGCTGTACCGCAAGCTGCGCGACCTGAACATCGCGGTGGGGACACCATGA
- a CDS encoding cytochrome c has translation MSAPRQLAMWMVVSVVAVGAFTVAIRRAYETTQRRGATNVSSRPVEGNAVFRAKGCVQCHEASVLGAESEAQNPSSQALPALVTAMWNHAPRMFEAMSAKHVEYPDLTYDEAGQLVAYLCLSRLMDEPGDSERGAKLFQVRQCNRCHGVAGGKAPTVLQLASTDDLVIWTQKLWNHASVMQSHMKEIGITWPRFEGNDLRDLFAYVRRDARDSHRSIATADPDRGWRVFQEKGCIECHGISRGSEHVAADFGPSRDLPPTYSQFAASMLNHFPTMQHAIAAKGAKPPIFGEGEMADVTVFLYSLHYLEPSGSPQVGGSVFAWRGCAQCHGKSAEGTRAGPQLRGRGQTYTSVRLAASLWHHGARMYAQTRAQGQPWPSLLPSDVGDLLAFLNTPLEKAH, from the coding sequence ATGAGCGCGCCTCGCCAACTCGCGATGTGGATGGTGGTGTCGGTGGTGGCGGTGGGCGCGTTCACGGTCGCCATCCGGCGAGCCTACGAGACCACGCAGCGCCGCGGCGCAACCAACGTCTCGTCCCGTCCCGTCGAGGGCAATGCCGTGTTCCGCGCCAAGGGCTGCGTGCAATGTCACGAGGCCAGCGTGCTGGGAGCCGAGTCGGAGGCGCAGAACCCATCGTCGCAGGCGCTGCCGGCGCTGGTCACGGCCATGTGGAACCACGCGCCGCGCATGTTCGAGGCGATGTCGGCGAAGCACGTAGAGTATCCCGACCTGACCTACGACGAGGCGGGACAACTGGTGGCCTACCTGTGCCTGTCGCGGCTGATGGACGAGCCGGGCGATTCTGAGCGCGGCGCCAAGCTGTTCCAGGTCCGTCAGTGCAACCGCTGCCACGGCGTCGCCGGAGGAAAAGCGCCGACGGTGTTGCAATTGGCCAGCACCGACGATCTCGTGATCTGGACGCAGAAGCTTTGGAACCACGCCTCGGTGATGCAGAGCCACATGAAGGAGATCGGCATCACCTGGCCGCGGTTCGAGGGCAATGACCTGCGCGACCTGTTCGCCTACGTGCGCAGGGATGCGCGCGACTCGCACCGCTCCATCGCCACCGCCGATCCCGACCGCGGGTGGCGCGTCTTCCAAGAGAAGGGCTGCATCGAGTGCCACGGCATCTCGCGGGGCTCGGAGCACGTGGCCGCCGACTTCGGACCCAGCCGCGACCTGCCGCCCACCTACTCGCAGTTTGCGGCCTCCATGCTGAACCACTTCCCCACCATGCAACACGCCATCGCGGCCAAGGGCGCCAAGCCGCCGATCTTCGGCGAGGGCGAGATGGCCGACGTCACCGTGTTCCTCTACAGCCTGCATTACCTGGAGCCGTCGGGATCGCCGCAGGTGGGAGGGAGCGTCTTCGCATGGCGCGGCTGCGCGCAGTGTCACGGCAAGAGCGCTGAAGGGACGCGCGCCGGCCCGCAATTGCGCGGACGCGGCCAGACCTACACCTCGGTCCGTCTAGCCGCCTCGCTGTGGCACCACGGGGCGCGCATGTACGCCCAGACCCGCGCCCAGGGCCAGCCCTGGCCATCCCTGCTGCCGTCGGATGTGGGAGACCTGCTGGCGTTCCTGAATACGCCGTTGGAAAAGGCGCACTGA
- a CDS encoding energy transducer TonB: protein MSDVARTIAALAIFTVISAGAQQKTSLLSSVAPIPADPLELATGQGKVLDTAQDRASVLALLDRAQQNATLQAPAAAPFTLKTSFEAAGALANVGPGEMTDVWLSPSRWGWSAQLGGYSQQRVLADGRIHDHRVGTFVPMRLQMVRAALFWPINFNPRAMMRIASGKIGDTDLLCALFSGRMNDTAAMSAEPGRRWVETEYCADPKTGLLRVYSEAPGIYVVYDYQGAMNFHGRIVPRNIAITEAGAVALSIRVESITDPAEAEVALLQHSPLLQAIGPQPALSYPMRFPQAAAPPEGFRGEVHPIIVHATVGPEGQVLEEEALQTSDPVLTQAALDLVRRSTYPPSSTFRSAAGWQREYFINVRFTAPSDASMPRRR, encoded by the coding sequence GTGTCTGACGTGGCAAGGACCATCGCTGCGCTGGCGATTTTCACGGTAATATCCGCCGGCGCCCAGCAGAAGACGAGCCTGCTGTCGTCGGTCGCTCCCATCCCTGCCGACCCCCTGGAGCTGGCCACGGGGCAAGGCAAAGTTCTGGACACGGCACAGGATCGCGCCTCGGTACTGGCTCTGCTGGACCGAGCGCAACAGAACGCGACCCTGCAAGCTCCGGCGGCGGCCCCGTTCACGTTGAAAACGTCGTTCGAAGCCGCAGGCGCACTCGCCAACGTCGGGCCAGGCGAGATGACCGATGTTTGGCTCTCTCCCAGCCGCTGGGGTTGGAGCGCACAGTTAGGCGGCTATTCTCAGCAGCGCGTTCTGGCCGATGGCCGCATCCACGACCATCGTGTCGGGACCTTTGTCCCCATGCGGTTACAGATGGTGCGCGCGGCCCTGTTTTGGCCCATCAACTTCAATCCCCGGGCCATGATGCGCATTGCCTCCGGAAAGATCGGCGATACCGACCTGCTCTGCGCCCTGTTTTCCGGGCGGATGAACGACACGGCAGCCATGTCCGCGGAGCCGGGACGCCGCTGGGTGGAGACCGAGTATTGCGCCGATCCTAAGACCGGACTGCTGCGGGTGTATTCCGAAGCGCCGGGCATCTACGTGGTGTACGACTATCAGGGCGCCATGAACTTTCACGGCCGTATCGTTCCCCGCAACATCGCCATCACCGAGGCAGGCGCTGTGGCCCTGAGCATCCGGGTGGAGAGCATCACCGATCCGGCCGAAGCGGAGGTCGCGCTCCTGCAGCATTCGCCGCTGTTGCAGGCCATCGGTCCGCAACCGGCGCTGTCGTATCCCATGCGATTCCCCCAGGCGGCCGCGCCACCCGAGGGATTCAGGGGAGAAGTGCATCCCATCATCGTCCACGCCACCGTCGGCCCGGAGGGACAAGTGCTGGAAGAAGAAGCCTTGCAGACCTCCGATCCGGTCCTGACCCAGGCGGCGCTGGACTTGGTGCGCCGATCCACCTATCCCCCGTCCAGTACTTTCCGGAGCGCCGCGGGATGGCAGCGCGAATACTTCATCAATGTCAGGTTCACGGCGCCTTCGGATGCGTCCATGCCGCGGCGCCGGTAA
- a CDS encoding dodecin family protein, producing MADSVYKVVDIVGTSTQSWERAATVALKTASKTLRDLRVAEVKQFDIHLENGKPVYRAKLSVSFKYHQDEK from the coding sequence ATGGCGGATAGCGTTTACAAAGTGGTGGACATTGTCGGCACCAGCACGCAGTCCTGGGAGCGGGCGGCAACTGTAGCTCTGAAGACGGCGTCCAAGACCTTGCGTGATCTGAGGGTGGCCGAGGTCAAGCAATTCGACATACACCTGGAGAACGGCAAGCCGGTGTATCGAGCGAAGTTGAGCGTGTCGTTCAAGTACCATCAGGACGAGAAGTAA